One Acanthopagrus latus isolate v.2019 chromosome 12, fAcaLat1.1, whole genome shotgun sequence genomic region harbors:
- the stom gene encoding erythrocyte band 7 integral membrane protein isoform X1: protein MHSDSEALAMRDSKRRERQDGSSRHDEMEALENPDTDIGLCGWLLVGMSLLLMLVTLPLSIWMCIKIVKEYERAIIFRLGRILRGGAKGPGLFFILPCTDSFINVDMRTITFDIPPQEVLTKDSVTVSVDGVVYYRVQNATLAVANITNADAATRLLAQTTLRNVLGTKNLAEILSDREEIAHSMQSTLDDATDDWGIKVERVEIKDVKLPLQLQRAMAAEAEASREARAKVIAAEGEMNASRALKEASLVIAESPSALQLRYLQTLNTIAAEKNSTIIFPLPLEMMQGFIKH from the exons ATGCATTCAGACAGCGAGGCATTAGCGATGAGGGACTCCAAAAGACGGGAACGACAAGACG GTTCAAGCAGACATGATGAGATGGAAG CTTTGGAGAATCCAGACACTGACATTGGCTTGTGTGGCTGGCTGTTGGTCGGCATGTCCCTTCTCCTGATGCTGGTTACCCTGCCCCTCTCCATATGGATGTGCATTAAG ATTGTGAAGGAGTACGAGCGAGCCATTATCTTTCGCCTGGGGCGCATTCTGCGAGGAGGAGCCAAAGGACCAG GGCTGTTCTTCATCTTGCCGTGCACTGACAGCTTCATTAACGTGGACATGCGCACCATCACCTTCGACATCCCACCGCAGGAG GTTTTGACCAAAGACTCTGTAACAGTGAGTGTTGATGGTGTGGTGTACTACCGCGTCCAGAATGCCACCCTGGCTGTGGCTAACATCACTAACGCAGACGCTGCCACCCGGCTGTTGGCCCAGACCACCCTGAGGAACGTCCTGGGTACCAAGAACTTGGCAGAGATCCTTTCTGACCGTGAAGAAATTGCACACAGTATGCAG TCCACTCTGGACGATGCTACAGATGACTGGGGTATCAAGGTGGAGCGGGTGGAGATCAAAGACGTCAAGCTGCCCCTTCAGCTCCAGAGAGCCATGgctgctgaggctgaggcctcCCGAGAGGCCAGAGCCAAG GTGATTGCAGCGGAGGGAGAGATGAACGCATCGCGGGCGCTGAAGGAGGCCTCCCTGGTGATCGCAGAGTCTCCGTCAGCCCTGCAGCTGCGTTACCTTCAGACCCTCAACACCATCGCCGCCGAGAAGAACTCCACCATCATTTTCCCGCTGCCGCTGGAGATGATGCAGGGGTTCATCAAACATTGA
- the stom gene encoding erythrocyte band 7 integral membrane protein isoform X2, translating into MHSDSEALAMRDSKRRERQDALENPDTDIGLCGWLLVGMSLLLMLVTLPLSIWMCIKIVKEYERAIIFRLGRILRGGAKGPGLFFILPCTDSFINVDMRTITFDIPPQEVLTKDSVTVSVDGVVYYRVQNATLAVANITNADAATRLLAQTTLRNVLGTKNLAEILSDREEIAHSMQSTLDDATDDWGIKVERVEIKDVKLPLQLQRAMAAEAEASREARAKVIAAEGEMNASRALKEASLVIAESPSALQLRYLQTLNTIAAEKNSTIIFPLPLEMMQGFIKH; encoded by the exons ATGCATTCAGACAGCGAGGCATTAGCGATGAGGGACTCCAAAAGACGGGAACGACAAGACG CTTTGGAGAATCCAGACACTGACATTGGCTTGTGTGGCTGGCTGTTGGTCGGCATGTCCCTTCTCCTGATGCTGGTTACCCTGCCCCTCTCCATATGGATGTGCATTAAG ATTGTGAAGGAGTACGAGCGAGCCATTATCTTTCGCCTGGGGCGCATTCTGCGAGGAGGAGCCAAAGGACCAG GGCTGTTCTTCATCTTGCCGTGCACTGACAGCTTCATTAACGTGGACATGCGCACCATCACCTTCGACATCCCACCGCAGGAG GTTTTGACCAAAGACTCTGTAACAGTGAGTGTTGATGGTGTGGTGTACTACCGCGTCCAGAATGCCACCCTGGCTGTGGCTAACATCACTAACGCAGACGCTGCCACCCGGCTGTTGGCCCAGACCACCCTGAGGAACGTCCTGGGTACCAAGAACTTGGCAGAGATCCTTTCTGACCGTGAAGAAATTGCACACAGTATGCAG TCCACTCTGGACGATGCTACAGATGACTGGGGTATCAAGGTGGAGCGGGTGGAGATCAAAGACGTCAAGCTGCCCCTTCAGCTCCAGAGAGCCATGgctgctgaggctgaggcctcCCGAGAGGCCAGAGCCAAG GTGATTGCAGCGGAGGGAGAGATGAACGCATCGCGGGCGCTGAAGGAGGCCTCCCTGGTGATCGCAGAGTCTCCGTCAGCCCTGCAGCTGCGTTACCTTCAGACCCTCAACACCATCGCCGCCGAGAAGAACTCCACCATCATTTTCCCGCTGCCGCTGGAGATGATGCAGGGGTTCATCAAACATTGA